A window of Salvia splendens isolate huo1 chromosome 8, SspV2, whole genome shotgun sequence genomic DNA:
ACATAATATCTATACTTTCTTACACATTCTCATAAACATGTAACATTTCACATAATATCACTACTTTCTTACACGTTCTCATAAACATGTAACATTGACCAGTAGCTATTAGGCTTCAAACACAATAAATATTTCCAGAAATATATAGTCAAACATTTAATGAGCCTTAAACTCCCACTTTGAGAGTTTTAGAAATTCATATTCATAACAGATTATTCAAAGATGGAAGCTAGGCCATCTGTATGAGTCGAGATGGAGGCTAGATCAACCattgaaatatatttattttccaaatagATGCAAGACCCTCCATAAGATATTTCGAAATGGAGGCTGGATATTTTCCATGAATATATACAGAATGGAAGCTAGACCGTCCATATAATAATAGCAGAATGGGGGCTAGATAATCCATGTAAGACATGTACATAATGGAAGCTACACCCTCCATAAGAAATGGAGGCTAGATCGTCCATAGAAGAAGCTTGATATCTCACGTCCAAGCATCCCTTTTTATTAACATGTTCTATGTTCGGTAATTTCTAAAACTAAAGGGATGAGATCACACTAATCCAAGGATTACACAAAATGTTAGGCTTACTTGAATTATTAAACGCACATGATTTGGTACTCACCATAGCACCATAACATTCAAAACCACAAGATTTACATAGATCACCAAAATGCAAATCAATAGCAACTGTAACACTTGATGAATTATCAAAAACCGACCTTGTGAATATCATTATATTGCTCATATCGCCACTTTGTCACAAGTCGAAACCACTCCATCAACCAACAACGATGAAACAACTTAAATAATCGAAATCATCGAACTAGTACCTCACACAAGTAGTAAagatgaaaatatcaacacacaGTTCTTCTATATGCAGAGCACAAGTCGATTTACTTTATAATCATCTTGATTAAGAGCATTATATTAAACGATGTGGTGAGAAAGACACTACCTTATATGCGACACATTATTATTCTCTTAGGCGGGCTACACTTAAGTTGGTTACCATAAAGATTGCATCCCGTATCGGCTGAAAAATTGACAACAAGAGATGCTCATATATCTAAAGCAAAGTGAATCAAGTAAATCAAAATTGCAGTAACCCATTAGCTCAACTTTCGGTCACTTTACATAATTCAAGAAAGTGTTGATTTCAATTTAACTCCTAATTCAAAACATGTTCAATTATTCCAAGAAGCATAGAGCTTTATCCAGATAAGTAATAATTCACAAAACTTCAAGAATTAAGGACATAGGGTTCACCCATTTTCAGAAATTCAACCTAAGTTTGGATTTCTTCTATTTAACTCAAAAATTCAACTCCAAAGTGTGATAGAGGCGAGATAAATTAGAATTGGTACCATAATTTCACAAGGTTTAAGCTTAAGCGTGGACTTTGAAGCTCTAAGCTCTAGGACTCTTCTTCAACGGAGGATGAAGGAGGAGAGAAGGCCGAAGCAAAGCAAGGAGAGGACGGAGGCGAGGCAGAGCAGACGCCGTGGAGATGAGCGTAGCTGAGTTTCGGACTGTTGGTCGGCGACTTGCCGATTTCTAGAGAGATGAAAAGtagagggagggagggagggagagagtattgagtgtgtgtgtgttagccgagaaaattagaaaaaggGAAGTAAATTGATTGTTTTCATTCATCATTGGGCTATATAAGCTTAAGGTGGACTTCTATATAATTCTTTATTGAATCTAAAGCCCAACATAAGAATACATTGATAGCCAAatcaaaaacaaataattatggatatctcaaaactttaccTCAAGGTTTTTAACTATTCACTGATTAACAATTAACACACATTTGacaaataaattactccataaTGCATAACCATAAATTAAATTCATGAACTTTAAAACTTAAACTTTAGCTATTCTAAAATCAACAATTACCAATCGATATTACTTACAATCTCAAAGAGTCATCAGATGACCAGGAACTAAGCCCACTTTTGGGGCATTACACTTTATACAAGTAAAAGTTCAAATGAAAAGTGACTATGGATTTATTTAGTCATGTTATATCCATGTCCATTAATATTGTGTTTGGATACGCTACATAGTACATAGagtttaatttgaataaaaatgtGGGATTGACTCCTCGATCAAAATTGTGTATTTTTAATAGTCAAAATTGATGACCTTAATTAACTACTGCAAATAGGATTTATTTCTCTTGTTGATATACACTTATGGGCTGAAAAAGCATAATGGGTTTACAGAATGTAGGCCATGTAAACCGAGGCCCCCTCTGCTATTTTCTCATACACCTATTACCTATAGTTTCAGTACCTTAATAAATATGTTTCCTGTCAGATTATAAACTGATCGAGGTTATCATCACAACTATAAAAAACTTTATAGAGAGAGGAAATATCTCAAACTTGTAATTTTTGTTCAAGAGTAGATAGCATAATCTATtaatcttattctaaataatttttGTGCTATATAGCTTAGAACAAAGATTATTTCTTTCCCGCATTCCAAATGTTTGGACATATTTTTCTCTGGAAGTTGAAATCACAGATATATATAATTACGTTTTCGATGTATTAATATCTTTTAGGCacttgacatttgatgtgcaggccaTTGATGATAATACCCCGAGTTGACATAAtatacttgcagttgacatttcgaaaatgttgtaGATGAGTGGCTAAAtcctcaattaagctaaaaaaatctcaacctaacaggaccctatatatatttaCCCGTGTGGATATCTTAGATGGTCTTCaataaaaatatggagtaattgATTACAAGGTCTTAGACTCTCGAGTTTGAATCTGAGTAGCGATAGTACTGATGGCTCCTTGTGCATTTTGAGTACTAGACTGCTGCTTCCTTGataaatggtaaaaaaacatattttatgGGTTTCATTAGTCTTGCGTTATGACTTGTACATTCAACCTAGCCttggtatttaaattttttcccAATAGGTGACTAGATGTTGTGTTTCGTTAATTTCATACATAGATGCTTGATTTCGAAAGAAGAGTAAGCCaatgaaaatggaaatatcGAATCCCAAAATACCAACACATGTGACATACAGCTGATTAGTGGACTTAAATATACACCAAAGAAGTAAGCTCCAACACATTAAATACACCCTTTCATTTTTTACTATGagtccaaataaaaaaaaaaggttcAGATGGTGACTAATATTGACAACTTTTAAGTCTGAACTTGAAGGAGTTAGTGTTTTCCTTCTCAATATATATAccttaattaaacaaaaatccACCTAAAAATCTATCTTTATTGGCCAAGTGGCAGATAGTACCCCGTTTGAGAGAGCCTATAAAAGAGCAACAAGTTCACCCATACAAATTGTACATTTCCCTGAGCTTAAAAATGGCATCAAGATCCGTCAAGTGGAGTGCTAAAGAGAACAAGGATTTTGAGAAGGCGTTGGCCGTGTTCGACCAAGATAAGCCTGATCGCTGGGCCAACGTGGCTAGGGCGGTCGGCACCCGTACGCCCGAGGAGGTCAAGGCCCATTACTTGATCCTCCTTGAGGATCTCAAACATATTGAGAGCGGCAGAGTCCCCTTTCCCAATTATCCATCAATTCCCATGGCCAGGTAAATATGTGTTTAAAGTAATACATTTCTTTGAAATATCGTACTCAAAATGATATGttcataaaaatacaaataatatcCTAATAGTTTATTTTCTATTCATGTAACATACTAaagaatagtagtactatagtaTAAAACTTCTTATCGAAAAAGAAACACTTCTTTGAATGAGAAGGTAACTAATATGTTTGGCTAAGGGCACTACTGTGACACTAAGACACCCATGAGTGCAGAATTTGAGGTTGACTTTAGTTATTACACTTTATTTATTAAAGCCAAATATAGCTAAAGTTAGGTGAAAATAGCCAAACCTTCCTAACTCTAATTGCTAATGCATGCATGTAATGAATTCAATTTGGTATTTATGGAATGaaaatgataattaatttcCATGCAGGATGAAAAGCTGAAAGTCATGAATTGATGGAGTGGTAAGGTGGTGGTGTTGCCATGTGAAACAATGAATTAAAGATGGATTAATTGTTGAAAATTAGTGTATTGTACTATGTAGCAAGGTAGTATGTGGGTGGGAAATGGGAATATCAAAGTTGCATTAGCCAACTTGcatgtttttatttatgtttcacATGTTCTAGTCTATGTTGTAACTTATGACCCACTAATTCAACTTCTTTTCTTCGTAATCATTATACCCATTACTTCATATCCTACTTTttctaattaatatttaattgagCCGTCAAGCTGCAAACCACTCTATTCAGTTCAAAGGTGTTAATTGCTTTGGGGTTTTCCTTCAATAAATAGAAATAATATGAGTTAAtcatgataaaaataataatataacgGGTTTCACAAAAAAGGACTAATCATGAAGGCTAATTGGACTACAAAAATTTATGGACTCATTAGGAGGGTAAATTATtgaataatttatatataaattatgtGTATAAAATATAGGTAACTTGTTTGCATTATTCGAGGAGACAGCCTTTGATGCAGTCCAATTAGCATTGAATATTTTCTCACtaaattttgttatattaaGAAATAAGTTGGGAGTAGACAATAAGTTATGTACTACCATTTAACATATGGATTAATAGAAATCCAGAATGATAGACTTGGAAGAAAGATTTAGAGATGAACTAGAAAATAATAATGTATTTATCATACGGAAAGTGGTATATCTAGTAGCGGACGGGACGGGTGACTAACATGTAGGACTCTGTCTTCGGGAAGGTGACAACAGCTGAAAACGGATGCTAATACCCGAGCAAAAGGAGAAATCTGCCCGATGAGGGACTTGCATCGTATTAGCTAGTTGTATACTTGTAGATTCCAATTTCAAATTCTCCATCCAAATCCTTGATCCCAATATAAGACGAcaattttgattaaatttcttctaaataattttaataaatactactatcaaAGTATTTAGATTTTAGATacaagaaaagtagaaaacttGTATAGGAAGCTATAGATTAGACTGTTGTGAAATCGCTTTCCGTACAAAGTTCGACGAAGAGAAGCCAACCATTGAGATTGCCCAACAATTAATTTCTCCTACTACttcatttttctaattttatgtagTTGATAGTAATATTTAGAAGGATAAGTAGTTGCCAGTTTTAATGTTTGATGATTTTAGCAAATACCTATACTCGCACATAAAAAGAATgactataataaaaaaaatatcatggcAAGTTGTTTTATTTCATCTTACAGGTTATAAGATAGTCAGTTTCGAAAACCATGAGATTTTAAACGAAATGTTGAAACTTGAATGTAATaaattagagaaaaaatgatagttaaatattttaataatagaaGAGACAAATTTCATTCTAAATAtctaaatgaattaattaaaaaggaCATATGAACCGATTAAATGGAACAGATCgaatatagtagtaatttttaagtagaattagtattaaatattcaaaataaagaattaatAAATCATTAAACTATAAAGCAGCTCTCGGCTTGTTTTAAAAGTGTTGCCATTTTCCATGAGGCATCAGGCAATGAGTACCTTCTAATAAATCTTGATTTCTAAAATACTCACATAAAATCATATAAATATGTCATCTATAATTATGAACATATTAGTATGTTAGGTTCCCATCATCCAAAAAGCAACCCCAAAACAATATGAAGATTACAACTCACATCAAACAGAAGAGAAAGATGAAGGATAAAGCAAGAGCATGCTGCAAATTCAGTGCAACATTAAACTTAGTAAAAACATATCAAATACCCATTTCTTCAAGTTAAAGCAGATGAAAATGGTTGGTTTAATGTACCTCTCCATCTTCATATTtaaacatacatacatatataccaTCAAAAAATATTGCTTAGAAGCCTCACATTTCTTCACCTAATCATCAAAACCACCTTTTTCCATATAACAAACTGATGGCCTCTCACAACTCACACCCCctataaaagaaaactaaccaAAATCACAAAATCACAAATCAATTTGCAAGGCAGTTTTAAGCTTAAGCAGATATGGGGAGAAGAGATGTTTTTGTGTGGAATTTTGGTGTTTTTTTCTTGTGTTTTCTTCTTGGATTTGTCCAAGCTGCAGTGAAAACATACAACTTTGATGTTAGTATGAGTACAAAATTACCATcatcatttttaaatttctcatacctttttttaattataattgacaTTTGGTCAGGTTCAAGTGAAGAATATAAGCAGATTGTGCCATGCAAAGCCAATGGTGACTGTGAATGGGATGTATCCCGGGCCAACCATCTATGTCAGAGAAGGCGATCGCCTCCGTATCAACGTTACTAACCATGCACAATATAACATGTCGATTCACTGGTGAAAAATCTCAAGCCTAATCCAACTCTCATCAACTTGTGCAAATCACATGTCATTTATCTTGATTTTGTAGGCACGGATTGAAGCAGTATAGCAACGGGTGGGCAGATGGGCCGGCTTACATAACTCAGTGCCCGGTTCAGACGGGGCAAAGCTACACATACGATATGAATGTGACAGAACAGAGAGGCACATTGTGGTGGCATGCACACATATTTTGGCTAAGAGCAACTGTTTATGGTGCTATTGTGATCATGCCTAAACTAGGGGTTCCATATCCTTTCCCACAGCCCAATTCTGAGTTCAATCTAATCCTAGGTTCATTTATGCTACTCAAATACAAATTCTTGAATCAATGAGTTCATCTTGATAATTAGTAGTAAAAAAGTGCTAAAAaaggttgattttttttttgttgggaTGCAGGGGAGTGGTGGAATGATGATGTTGAAGAGATTGTGAAGCAAGGAAGGAAACTAGGGTTGCCTCCTCAGATGTCTGATGCTCACACAATCAATGGGAAGCCAGGGCCACTCTTCCCTTGTTCGGAGAAGCGTAGGTTCTTCAacatatttgtatatttttcaaAGAGGTGAAggtgtgtgtgaattgtgatgACAAtcttttgattttgattcttgAAATGCAGATACTTATGCCATAGAATTCGAGCAAGGGAAGACGTACCTTCTCCGTATCATCAACGCTGCTCTCAACGACGAGCTTTTCTTTGCCATATCCGGGCACAGCATGACAGTGGTTGAGATTGATGCAGTGTACACAAAGCCCTTCTCAACTGAGTCAATCTTGATCGCACCTGGCCAGACCACAAACGTGCTTGTTCGAGCAAACCAAGCTGCGGGAAGATATTTCATGGCTGCACGGGCTTTCATGGATGCCGGGCTTCCTATAGACAACAGGACTGCCATAGCCATACTGCAATACAAAGGCATTCCAAACACAGTTATTCCATCCCTACCTCAGTTACCCGCTTTAAACGACAGTTCCTCTGCCCTCACCTACAATGCCAAACTAAAAAGCCTAAACTCGCCTAGTTTCCCTTGCAACGTGCCACTGAAGGTCGACCGTCATCTCTTCTACACGATAGGTCTGGGAGTCAACCCGTGCCCAACGTGCCTGAACGGGACACAACTCACAGCATCGTTGAACAACATCACTTTCGTGATGCCTCAAGTTGGGCTGCTGCAAGCTCATTTCTCGTCCCTCAAGGGGGTTTTCACTACAGACTTCCCTGACCGCCCCCCAACGCCCTTCAACTACACCGGCGCTACATTCACGAACCTCCAAACGACACTGAGCAAACTACCAAGAGTCAGCAAGATAGCATTCAACTCGACAGTGGAGCTAGTGTTGCAAGACACTAACCTCCTCTCTGTAGAGTCCCATCCATTCCATCTCCACGGTTACAATTTCTTCGTCGTTGGAACCGGGATCGGGAACTTCGACCCCAAGAAAGACCCTGCGAAGTACAACCTTGTTGACCCTCCAGAGAGAAACACAGTTGGTGTCCCAACTGGTGGATGGACTGCCATAAGGTTTAGAGCTGACAATCCAGGTGACTTACATATTACTTCCAAACATATTTCACTATTGTTAAACATTTGTTTCTCAAATACTAAGAATTGTTTTTGCTGTCATTACAAAAGGTGTGTGGTTCATGCACTGTCACTTGGAGCTTCATACTGGATGGGGCTTGAAGATGGCGTTTGTAGTCGAGGATGGACCAGATAAAGATCACGCAGTTCGGCCTCCACCTAAGGATCTTCCACAATGTTAATTATTTTGAGAAAAACTGTTTATTCTGAATCTTTTTCCTTGTTGCAAAACGCTTGAGGAAAGACAATAATAAAGTAGTACATAAAAATCTTTTCTTTATGGAGTTATGTAACCTTCATCATTTCACAGCACAAGAAAGTGAGTGTTTGCAATTGATGTCACAAAATTTACTATACTGCTCAAGATTTCTTATGGaaaaatttgtatttaaattcaACACTCAAAATTCTTGAAGCGATTGTATTCAACACAATTCAATACAATTCCCTGCAAGATCAGTTCTTGAAAGCAAGAAAAACAAAAGGAATAATAATCCAACATAACACATCACGTGTGGATAGATTCTCATGAAACCATGACTGATGAAAAGAAATCATCAGACAACCAATCCTAAGCCTTAACAATCTTGCCATCAGACTCTAAAATCAGAAGAAAACGGCAATGAGACAAACCAACAAAAACACCAGCACCACCACCCCAATCCAACAAGCACAAACCCTCTTCCTCTTCATCCGGTTAGCATGATCGAGCTCCTTCGTCCCACCCCTCACATCCTTAGCAGCCCTCACCACATTCTCCTCAATGTTGTTCAAATTGTCAGCCTGAGCATCAACCATCACAGCCATATCAAGAAACACTTGATGCAGCTCAACCAAGCTCTTCTGCAAGTCCGTCACCACCGCGTGCCTCTGCTGATTCTCCTCAAACAACCCCCCCTTCCCATCAGCCACAACCCCTCCATCCAAGATCATCTTCTCAAACTTCTCATCACTCAGCTCCTCCCCTGTCGCGCTGCAATACCTCGCCTTAGCTCCTTCTTTATGCTCCTGCAAGATCCTCTCTCTCAAACACTGAAAGTCATTCATCATATCCTTCAATTTGACCCTCAATCCATGTGTTACACCGGTTCTCGTGCGATCCACGTGGCTCCCCTCTCTGTAATCCGCGGAGATGCTCCGATTAGCCACGTTGGACTTATCGAGGGATTCCAACCGGGATTTGATTATCTTGGCTTTTCTGAGGACAGTGACCATGTCAGAGTTGATCTGATCCCTCAATCCCCGAAGAATTTTCGAGCTTTGTGCAGATTTGGTCTCTTCGTTGAGGTGTTGGAGATGGAGGAGGAGGTTGGTGATTTCCTCCATCTCGGCCTTGACTGCGCCTACTTCTTCGAAGAATTTGGAGAGGTTTAGTTCGTGTGAAGGGTCGAGTTGTCCCATTTCCACATCCGATTCCAAATCCTTCATCGCTTGTTTCTTCAGATCGACATAACTTAGAAACGACTTCGTCATTAGGTCATTCATCTTCCCGATTCTGCGCAAAATGTTAACACAATTATTGAAACGAACTCATGAGAAACAGAAATTGAGTACATATGTGTGAATTAATCGTACCTCAGAGATGAAACTggagaagaaaatatttttgattCGACGCTAGAAGTTTTTTTGATTGAACCCTTGTTATCTTCAATAAGCAACCTGCAACGCAAAAAATTCGCCGATTACATCCAGATAAAGAGAGGGAGAGTGAACAATCTTGATACAAAACAGattcaaaaaaagaaagtttCTTCTGCATAAGTAATCAAGAAACGAAGATCAAACCTTTTCGAAGAAATGGTATTGAAATCAGAGCGAGAGCGTTCAAAGAGGAAGGGCGGTGCGATCCGTTGGAATTATCCAAATTTAAATGCGGgaagaaaattaaatattagtagCCGTTACAATTTTGTGAAAAGTCATTTTTACCCCTAGGATGTGGATACctgattaattattaaattgtttCAATGAAATATAATTAGGATAAAGCAATTCAAATCGCAAAGTTTGGATTCTGCTCAATCTCATGAGAATTGAAAATCAtacaaaatttctatttttatcaaCGAAATATTAAATGTGTACAGAACATCTTTGATgatgccaaaattatgttgattgataaaaacaattcgcaaagaaagaaaaaatatatatttatctaATTAAACAATACTCTTATTTGAGTACACAAACTTCTTGATTTAATATGGAGtactacatttttttaaaagtgtAAGTAGAGTAATTTAAATAGTTATTACCCTAATACTATAAAACGAAATATCAAACTCCAAAATATTACACAACGAATTTTAGTGTCTATAATTTTCTAGTGTACACACAACGATATAACTTAAACCAAAGATGTTCCTTTTGTTTTTCCCATTTATAGTTCTAATTTTCAACATATAACGAAAAACGTTACATTTTTATAACAGcagtaattaaataattgtcaaTGTAGACACGGACAATTAAGTCATAGtacaaaatttcaacaaaaatggAACCCGACTTTAGACAGGAATTCTTGATCCCTGCTATATCTCAATCTGGGTGAGAGCTTCAATCTTCAAACAACTCCTACCGTTTCTCTCCTTTCTCTACCTGGCTTTGGAACCCTTTGCCTTTCCTTTGCCCTTTGTCGAACCCTTCGCTGCCGAGCCTTTACCTTTCTGCTTTCCCCCCTTCTTCCTCGCATCCTTTTTCATTCGCCGATCAACGACGACCTTCCCCTTGCCACCCTTAACTTGGACTCCCTTCTTCGCTACCACGTACTCCTTCTGTGGCTTCTTCGTAGCTGTTGCCTTCTTGTAAAGCGATTCAATCATTCTGCCCTTGGAACGGTCAGAAATGTCGGCCTGGTCTGATATGGTATTAGCCTTCTTCCGAACCTTCTCCAGTTTCTTATATGCAGCACGTTTCTTACGGGCTTTGGCTTCCGCTACCTTCTTAGCAGGCCGGGCGTTGATTTCTTTGAACTGTGCTTTCATTGCAGCTATCTCTTCCTTTGTCACAGGTTTAACAGGCACACGATGTTTCTTCTCCTCGTCGAGGAACCACTTGGGAAGCCCATCGTCGTGGAACATATACTTGTTGTAAGCATCATCTATCATATGTTCTCTCTGCTTCTTAGACAGCATCTTTTTAGCACAAGCCAGTATTTCAGCCTTTGTTTCAATGCTATCATCATCGTCTGACTCATCAGATGAAGAATCATCGGAATCTGTAGCTGGGGCAGGCACCACTTCAAAACCATCGTCTACCTTATCCACCTTCTTCTGACGAACAGGCTGCTCAGGAGAAGCTTCGGTTTTCTTTGCTGAAACTCTGGGGGGTTTCACTGGCAAATCAACCTGCATTTCATCTTCACTATCATCATTACCTAATTTCTCATGTTCGTCTCCATCCATGAACACATCTTGACTAAACCATTTAGCTGCTATTTCCTCTTGAGTTAGTTCATCTTCTGCAAGTGGTACCATGAGAGGATTTGCTTCATGATCACCCTTTTCATTGTCCGAGTCTTGATCGGAATGCAACACTGTTTCTTCATCACCCTGCATAAACAATAACAAATTACTATGTGCAACTGCAAATTTAAATTTGCACTGTCCTGTATGCCATCTCTCAATATGTGAAGCATACCATGTGAATCATCATGTGAAACTTGAACCTATAATGGACAGACACACTACTTAAATGTGAAGAGGAGAAAGCATgcatataaacaaaaaaattattcgAACTTTAGATCTTAGAAAGAAGAGACATTCAAATAGAAAATTCACAAAATATTTCAGATCAGTAGGTAGAGAAAGGGGCATGGCAACAAATATTGTCGAGCCAAATATGGGAAAGATCTAACCAAAATACCTCCAAGAGTTGCTCATCCTTGTAATCTTGCTTTGACCGCTTCCTCTGTTTTGTACTTCCATCTTTTTTAGTCAAAAACCTTTCATATGCTTCATCGAGCAAGTTCTCTACTTGTTCGTCATACCTGAATGCAGATTCAATCATTCAGTCACATGCGGAACAAATTCAGTACGGCATTCAATTCAACTGTAAAATGAAGCCACCAAAATAGCAGTTACCTCTTTCTTTCCTCCTCAGAATCCAAATCACTATGTGAGCTTTCTTCAGCGTGACCTTCGCTTTCGCTTTCACTGTTCCCAACTTCACCGGCATCATCATCGAACTCATTATTATCAACAGCCACAAGATCTTTCTTCTCCTAAGTTATGTAAACAGAATGGGGAAAAATCAAAATGGTTTCACATTAAAAAATAGTTACACTTTTGCGGAACAGGAATGAAAATTTTGTGTACAAAACAACCAGTCTTTTTGAACTTTAGAgtgtatttttctattttttcagaGTCAAGGGAGAATGTGTGATGTGTTATAATATTGTTAGATAAAGTGTGGTCCCAAGAATGTGGTTACCAGAAGATGAGATTGCAGGCTTAAGATAAAAATGGCAACTGAAGGGTGAGGTACTGGTAATGGGGTGCATGTGAATAAAGTACCTTGATGGAAGATAGAGAAAACAACTCCATATCAATGTAACCATCTTCAATTGCATCCATCTGTTTCCCTAATGCTTTCCGAGCTTTGTCCTGAAAATAGAAGTAATGGAGTAAGGATTATATCACAGCTAAAATACTTCTAAGTACAATATATAGGGTAGATAAAGTTACTGATTTGATATTACCTAGCAACAGACTAAGAACAGGGGCTTATTCATCATGTTTTCAATGGAATGATGCAAATGCATACTTCTATTTTTCATAACAAGAAATCAACAAATAAATGGAAGAGATTCAAAACCTTGGCTAGTCTTTTAGCAACAAGTTTCTTTCCCCTTTTCTTCTTCCTGTCCATGGCATTGGTTAACTCTTCCATTTCATTAAGTAGTTTCTCATCTTCATCTATCTTGCTCTCTTCTTCAACAGAAGAGGGAGCAGTAGTAGCCTTCTCGGATGGAGAAAGAGCCTTCCTCATAAGTATACGCCATCTGTGAAAGCAAGAAAAATGATTCATTTGAGAGAAGTTCAAGGGAAACATATGTAGCCTACTGAATAATCAACATTTTACCATTCACAATCTTACTTTAGAAGATGCTTAAAATCTTGCTTCCCTAAAA
This region includes:
- the LOC121743979 gene encoding syntaxin-112-like; protein product: MNDLMTKSFLSYVDLKKQAMKDLESDVEMGQLDPSHELNLSKFFEEVGAVKAEMEEITNLLLHLQHLNEETKSAQSSKILRGLRDQINSDMVTVLRKAKIIKSRLESLDKSNVANRSISADYREGSHVDRTRTGVTHGLRVKLKDMMNDFQCLRERILQEHKEGAKARYCSATGEELSDEKFEKMILDGGVVADGKGGLFEENQQRHAVVTDLQKSLVELHQVFLDMAVMVDAQADNLNNIEENVVRAAKDVRGGTKELDHANRMKRKRVCACWIGVVVLVFLLVCLIAVFF
- the LOC121743978 gene encoding laccase-11-like; the encoded protein is MGRRDVFVWNFGVFFLCFLLGFVQAAVKTYNFDVQVKNISRLCHAKPMVTVNGMYPGPTIYVREGDRLRINVTNHAQYNMSIHWHGLKQYSNGWADGPAYITQCPVQTGQSYTYDMNVTEQRGTLWWHAHIFWLRATVYGAIVIMPKLGVPYPFPQPNSEFNLILGEWWNDDVEEIVKQGRKLGLPPQMSDAHTINGKPGPLFPCSEKHTYAIEFEQGKTYLLRIINAALNDELFFAISGHSMTVVEIDAVYTKPFSTESILIAPGQTTNVLVRANQAAGRYFMAARAFMDAGLPIDNRTAIAILQYKGIPNTVIPSLPQLPALNDSSSALTYNAKLKSLNSPSFPCNVPLKVDRHLFYTIGLGVNPCPTCLNGTQLTASLNNITFVMPQVGLLQAHFSSLKGVFTTDFPDRPPTPFNYTGATFTNLQTTLSKLPRVSKIAFNSTVELVLQDTNLLSVESHPFHLHGYNFFVVGTGIGNFDPKKDPAKYNLVDPPERNTVGVPTGGWTAIRFRADNPGVWFMHCHLELHTGWGLKMAFVVEDGPDKDHAVRPPPKDLPQC
- the LOC121745124 gene encoding adoMet-dependent rRNA methyltransferase spb1-like, which produces MGKVKGKHRLDKYYHFAKEHGYRSRAAWKLVQLDAKFRFLNSSRSVLDLCAAPGGWMQVCVERVPVGSLVVGVDLDPIRPVRGAVSLQEDITDPKCRAAVKRIMAENACSAFDLVLHDGSPNVGGAWAKEATSQNALVIDSVKLATELLAPKGNFVTKVFRSQDYTAVLYCLRQLFEKVEVDKPAASRSASAEIYVIGLKYKAPSKIDPRLLDFKHLFQGGKEPPKVVDVLRGTKQKRHRDGYEDGDTTLRKMSTASQFIWSDNPLEILGSVTSINFDDPDSLPLKDHTQTTEEVKALCEDLRVLGKQDFKHLLKWRILMRKALSPSEKATTAPSSVEEESKIDEDEKLLNEMEELTNAMDRKKKRGKKLVAKRLAKDKARKALGKQMDAIEDGYIDMELFSLSSIKEKKDLVAVDNNEFDDDAGEVGNSESESEGHAEESSHSDLDSEEERKRYDEQVENLLDEAYERFLTKKDGSTKQRKRSKQDYKDEQLLEGDEETVLHSDQDSDNEKGDHEANPLMVPLAEDELTQEEIAAKWFSQDVFMDGDEHEKLGNDDSEDEMQVDLPVKPPRVSAKKTEASPEQPVRQKKVDKVDDGFEVVPAPATDSDDSSSDESDDDDSIETKAEILACAKKMLSKKQREHMIDDAYNKYMFHDDGLPKWFLDEEKKHRVPVKPVTKEEIAAMKAQFKEINARPAKKVAEAKARKKRAAYKKLEKVRKKANTISDQADISDRSKGRMIESLYKKATATKKPQKEYVVAKKGVQVKGGKGKVVVDRRMKKDARKKGGKQKGKGSAAKGSTKGKGKAKGSKAR